A single Ammospiza caudacuta isolate bAmmCau1 chromosome 6, bAmmCau1.pri, whole genome shotgun sequence DNA region contains:
- the TMEM87A gene encoding transmembrane protein 87A isoform X1 — translation MAAAPRSGGRRRPGAVLLRLLAVLLLAGTAGAGQRSKWRLPVLLGKKFSFGKILFSNTTIFLRFEGDEKACDASQGYNVTWYLRYSDCYNEVFNFGDEQADNYFGTTAEEHPGWSGYYATASLLFPNCSELFRPQIFYKEFVRPEPLSPEKQEGLKDKKESAGNHTMVTDKTAMNAVIKTWRDGPYIFIVQIVQTAKDSAARLKRSERTTPSSYQSKPFTMTVELKGPYEYLSLADYPLMIFFMVMCIVYVFFGVLWLAWSACYWRDLLRIQFWIGAVIFLGMLEKAVFYAEFQNIRYTGESVQGAVILAELLSAVKRSLARTLVIIVSLGYGIVKPRLGVTLHKVVMAGALYLLFSGMEGVLRVTGFFYDTVALIANLALSMIDACIILWIFISLTQTMKLLKLRRNVVKLSLYRHFTNTLILAVAASIVFIIWTTMKFRLVDCQSDWQELWVDDAIWRLLFSMILFVIMVLWRPSANNQRFAFSPLSEEEDDDEQKEPMLKESFEGMKMRSTKQEPNGNVKANKIQEDDLKWVEENVPSSVTDVALPALLDSDEERMITHFERSKME, via the exons ATGGCGGCGGCGCCGCGTtccggggggcggcggcggcccggAGCCGTCCTGCTGCGGCTGCTggcggtgctgctgctggcgggcacGGCGGGCGCCGGGCAGCGCTCCAAATGGCGGCTGCCGGTGCTCCTG GGGAAGAAGTTTAGCTTTGGGAAGATTCTCTTCAGCAACACCACCATTTTCCTGAGAT tTGAAGGAGATGAAAAAGCTTGTGATGCCTCCCAGGGTTACAATGTGACTTGGTACTTAAGATACTCTGACTGCTACAATGAAGTCTTCAACTTTGGG GATGAACAAGCAGATAACTATTTTGGGACTACAGCTGAAGAGCATCCGGGTTGGTCAGGATACTATGCCACTGCTTCTCTCCTCTTTCCAAACTGCTCTGAGCTCTTCAGGCCTCAG ATTTTCTATAAAGAATTTGTTCGTCCAGAGCCTCTCTCACCTGAGAAACAAGAg gGCTTAAAAGATAAGAAGGAGAGTGCAGGAAATCACACAATGGTGACAGATAAAACT gcAATGAATGCTGTTATCAAAACTTGGCGAGATGGGCCATATATATTTATTGTTCAAATTGTACAAACTGCAAAGGATTCTGCTGCCAGGCTTAAAAGAAGTGAAAGAACAACACCTTCCTCATATCAGAGCAAGCCTTTTACAA TGACAGTAGAACTGAAGGGGCCGTATGAGTATCTTTCCCTTGCAGACTACCCTCTGATGATT TTTTTCATGGTGATGTGCATTGTGTACGTATTCTTTGGGGTTCTGTGGCTTGCGTGGTCAGCCTGCTACTGGCGGGATCTCCTGAGGATCCAGTTCTGGATTGGTGCTGTTATCTTCTTGGGAATGCTGGAGAAAGCTGTTTTCTATGCCGAGTTCCAGAACATCCGCTACACGGGCGAGTCCG TTCAAGGAGCAGTAATACTGGCGGAACTTCTTTCTGCTGTGAAGCGCTCCTTGGCTCGAACTCTGGTCATCATAGTCAGCCTGGGATACGGGATAGTCAA ACCTCGCCTTGGAGTGACTCTTCACAAAGTAGTTATGGCTGGAGCCCTTTATCTGTTATTTTCTGGCATGGAAGGTGTTCTTAGAGTCACAGGG tttttctATGACACTGTGGCTCTGATAGCAAACTTGGCCCTGTCCATGATTGATGCCTGTATTATTTTGTGGATAT TCATCAGCTTAACTCAAACAATGAAGCTGCTAAAACTTCGAAGGAATGTTGTGAAACTCTCTTTGTATCGGCATTTCACCAACACACTCATCTTGGCAGTAGCAG CATCTATTGTATTCATCATCTGGACAACCATGAAGTTCAGGCTGGTGGACTGTCAGTCG GACTGGCAAGAGCTATGGGTGGATGATGCCATCTGGCGTTTATTGTTTTCAATGATCCTTTTTGTCATCATGGTTCTGTGGAGACCATCTGCTAACAACCAAAG GTTTGCTTTCTCACCACTGTCAgaagaggaggatgatgatgagCAGAAAGAGCCAATGTTAAAGGAAAGCTTtg AGGGAATGAAAATGAGAAGTACAAAGCAAGAACCAAATGGGaatgtaaaagcaaacaaaatt CAAGAGGATGACCTGAAATGGGTAGAAGAGAATGTTCCTTCATCAGTGACAGATGT GGCTCTTCCAGCTCTTCTGGATTCAGATGAG GAAAGAATGATTACCCACTTTGAAAGGTCCAAAATGGAATGA
- the TMEM87A gene encoding transmembrane protein 87A isoform X2, with the protein MAAAPRSGGRRRPGAVLLRLLAVLLLAGTAGAGQRSKWRLPVLLGKKFSFGKILFSNTTIFLRFEGDEKACDASQGYNVTWYLRYSDCYNEVFNFGDEQADNYFGTTAEEHPGWSGYYATASLLFPNCSELFRPQIFYKEFVRPEPLSPEKQEGLKDKKESAGNHTMVTDKTAMNAVIKTWRDGPYIFIVQIVQTAKDSAARLKRSERTTPSSYQSKPFTMTVELKGPYEYLSLADYPLMIFFMVMCIVYVFFGVLWLAWSACYWRDLLRIQFWIGAVIFLGMLEKAVFYAEFQNIRYTGESVQGAVILAELLSAVKRSLARTLVIIVSLGYGIVKPRLGVTLHKVVMAGALYLLFSGMEGVLRVTGAQNDLASLAFIPLAFLDTALCWWIFISLTQTMKLLKLRRNVVKLSLYRHFTNTLILAVAASIVFIIWTTMKFRLVDCQSDWQELWVDDAIWRLLFSMILFVIMVLWRPSANNQRFAFSPLSEEEDDDEQKEPMLKESFEGMKMRSTKQEPNGNVKANKIQEDDLKWVEENVPSSVTDVALPALLDSDEERMITHFERSKME; encoded by the exons ATGGCGGCGGCGCCGCGTtccggggggcggcggcggcccggAGCCGTCCTGCTGCGGCTGCTggcggtgctgctgctggcgggcacGGCGGGCGCCGGGCAGCGCTCCAAATGGCGGCTGCCGGTGCTCCTG GGGAAGAAGTTTAGCTTTGGGAAGATTCTCTTCAGCAACACCACCATTTTCCTGAGAT tTGAAGGAGATGAAAAAGCTTGTGATGCCTCCCAGGGTTACAATGTGACTTGGTACTTAAGATACTCTGACTGCTACAATGAAGTCTTCAACTTTGGG GATGAACAAGCAGATAACTATTTTGGGACTACAGCTGAAGAGCATCCGGGTTGGTCAGGATACTATGCCACTGCTTCTCTCCTCTTTCCAAACTGCTCTGAGCTCTTCAGGCCTCAG ATTTTCTATAAAGAATTTGTTCGTCCAGAGCCTCTCTCACCTGAGAAACAAGAg gGCTTAAAAGATAAGAAGGAGAGTGCAGGAAATCACACAATGGTGACAGATAAAACT gcAATGAATGCTGTTATCAAAACTTGGCGAGATGGGCCATATATATTTATTGTTCAAATTGTACAAACTGCAAAGGATTCTGCTGCCAGGCTTAAAAGAAGTGAAAGAACAACACCTTCCTCATATCAGAGCAAGCCTTTTACAA TGACAGTAGAACTGAAGGGGCCGTATGAGTATCTTTCCCTTGCAGACTACCCTCTGATGATT TTTTTCATGGTGATGTGCATTGTGTACGTATTCTTTGGGGTTCTGTGGCTTGCGTGGTCAGCCTGCTACTGGCGGGATCTCCTGAGGATCCAGTTCTGGATTGGTGCTGTTATCTTCTTGGGAATGCTGGAGAAAGCTGTTTTCTATGCCGAGTTCCAGAACATCCGCTACACGGGCGAGTCCG TTCAAGGAGCAGTAATACTGGCGGAACTTCTTTCTGCTGTGAAGCGCTCCTTGGCTCGAACTCTGGTCATCATAGTCAGCCTGGGATACGGGATAGTCAA ACCTCGCCTTGGAGTGACTCTTCACAAAGTAGTTATGGCTGGAGCCCTTTATCTGTTATTTTCTGGCATGGAAGGTGTTCTTAGAGTCACAGGG GCCCAGAATGATCTTGCCTCCTTGGCTTTTATTCCCCTGGCTTTCCTAGATACTGCCCTGTGCTGGTGGATAT TCATCAGCTTAACTCAAACAATGAAGCTGCTAAAACTTCGAAGGAATGTTGTGAAACTCTCTTTGTATCGGCATTTCACCAACACACTCATCTTGGCAGTAGCAG CATCTATTGTATTCATCATCTGGACAACCATGAAGTTCAGGCTGGTGGACTGTCAGTCG GACTGGCAAGAGCTATGGGTGGATGATGCCATCTGGCGTTTATTGTTTTCAATGATCCTTTTTGTCATCATGGTTCTGTGGAGACCATCTGCTAACAACCAAAG GTTTGCTTTCTCACCACTGTCAgaagaggaggatgatgatgagCAGAAAGAGCCAATGTTAAAGGAAAGCTTtg AGGGAATGAAAATGAGAAGTACAAAGCAAGAACCAAATGGGaatgtaaaagcaaacaaaatt CAAGAGGATGACCTGAAATGGGTAGAAGAGAATGTTCCTTCATCAGTGACAGATGT GGCTCTTCCAGCTCTTCTGGATTCAGATGAG GAAAGAATGATTACCCACTTTGAAAGGTCCAAAATGGAATGA
- the GANC gene encoding neutral alpha-glucosidase C, with amino-acid sequence MRLWTKATLRNATRLLFTATRAGETKNNFCLDRRQKLLRPGKSLYRVLLDSVTLSDENVKFQIIHEENKVLLQVEIYEIEGNIFRLKIDEASPLKARYKVPDVLIKEPTTQRLFISHKEAGILVLSSVNEDYKLRVTANPFQVELQSKGETVMSVNSNGLLYFEHLQPPPSDRKPTAQNEEAASDSSKERQEDLGLWQEKFGSFLDIKAHGPTSVGMDFSLHGYDHVYGIPQHTETLLLKNTSDGDAYRLYNLDIFGHKIHDKIGIYGSVPLLLAHKPNRTSGIFWLNSSETLVDISTKAVAEHTPSRSAAETAKQRAVPLTDVRWMSESGIIDVFLLMGPTAFDIFKQFAQLTGTQALPPLFSLGYHQCRWNYEDEQDVKAVDAGFDAHDIPYDVIWLDIEHTDGKRYFTWDKKKFQNPRKMQEHLRKKKRKLVVIVDPHIKIDPSYALYAQAKEKGYFVKDRNGQDFEGICWPGSSCYPDFTNPEVRKWYADQFAFKTYKGSTKILFVWNDMNEPSVFKGAELTMQKDAVHYNNWEHREVHNLYGFYQQMATAEGLIRRSSGKERPFVLTRSFFAGSQKYGAVWTGDNTAEWSYLKISIPMLLTINMAGISFCGADVGGFIGDPEPELLVRWYQAGAYQPFFRGHSNMESKRREPWLFGEKNTQIIRRAIRERYVLLPYLYTLFYRAHTAAEPVMRSLWIEFPGKMETFDVENEYMLGSALLIHPVTEKEAKTVTVLFPGSEEIWYDFRKFKRMEDAGTVKIPVTLENIPVFQRGGTVIPLKTSAGKSTEWMIDISYELRVALDAEACAIGELYVDDGHSFQYLHKKQFLYRKFTFHKNILSSSCVDESGQYHTTCVVERVIILGFGKQPTSVTASAKDGKKKEVVFTYDTKTFALTLENLALSVDADWEISIS; translated from the exons ATGAGGCTGTGGACAAAAGCAACTTTAAGAAATGCAACCAGATTGCTTTTTACAG CTACAAGAGCTGGGGAGaccaaaaataatttctgtcttGACAGGCGTCAGAAACTTTTACGTCCTGGAAAATCCCTGTATCGAGTTTTGTTGGATTCAGTCACATTAAGTGATGAGAATGTCAAATTCCAAATCATTCACGAGGAGAATAAG GTTCTTCTACAAGTAGAAATTTATGAAATAGAAGGCAATATTTTCAGGCTTAAGATTGATGAGGCATCTCCTCTCAAAGCAAGATACAAAGTTCCTGATGTTCTTATAAAGGAACCTACGACCCAGAG ACTGTTCATATCCCACAAGGAGGCAGGTATTTTGGTACTGTCAAGTGTTAATGAGGACTACAAACTTCGAGTCACAGCAAACCCCTTCCAAGTTGAGCTGCAGTCCAAGGGTGAGACTGTTATGAGTGTGAATTCCAATGGTTTGTTGTATTTTGAGCACCTACAACCACCTCCCAGTGACAG AAAACCTACAGCACAAAATGAGGAGGCAGCAAGTGATTCCTCGAAG GAAAGACAAGAGGATCTAGGTCTCTGGCAAGAGAAATTTGGCAGTTTCTTGGACATCAAAGCTCATG GTCCTACTTCTGTAGGCATGGACTTCTCTTTACATGGATATGACCATGTTTATGGAATACCACaacacacagaaacacttctTCTCAAAAACACCAG TGATGGTGATGCCTACCGGCTTTATAATTTGGATATTTTCGGCCACAAGATACATGACAAAATAGGTATTTATGGTTCAGTACCCCTTCTCTTAGCACACAAGCCTAACAGAACTTCAGGGATCTTCTGGCTGAACTCTTCAGAAACACTGGTGGATATTAGTACAAAGGCAGTAGCTGAG CACACTCCATCCAGATCTGCTGCAGAAACTGCTAAGCAGAGAGCAGTGCCTCTAACTGATGTTCGCTGGATGTCAGAAAGTGGGATCATTGATGTTTTCCTGCTGATGGGACCCACTGCATTTGATATCTTCAAGCAGTTTGCACAACTGACAG GCACTCAAGCCTTGCCCCCACTTTTTTCTCTGGGCTACCATCAGTGCAGGTGGAATTATGAGGATGAACAAGATGTCAAGGCAGTGGATGCTGGCTTTGATGCACATGATATTCCTTATGATGTCATATGGCTGGATATAGAGCACACAGATGGCAAGAGGTATTTTACTTGGgacaaaaagaaatttcagaaCCCCAGAAAGATGCAAGAAcatctcaggaagaaaaaacgCAAG CTTGTGGTCATCGTAGATCCTCATATTAAGATTGATCCCTCATATGCCCTGTATGCACAGGCAAAAGAAAAGGGATATTTTGTGAAAGACAGAAATGGGCAAGATTTTGAGGGCATCTGCTGGCCAG GTTCCTCTTGTTACCCGGATTTCACCAATCCTGAAGTGCGAAAATGGTACGCAGATCAATTTGCCTTCAAAACATACAAG GGATCCACTAAAATCCTCTTTGTATGGAATGATATGAATGAGCCTTCAGTCTTCAAGGGGGCAGAACTAACAATGCAGAAAGATGCTGTGCACTACAACAACTGGGAGCATCGGGAAGTACACAACCTCTACGGATTCTACCAG CAAATGGCAACTGCAGAAGGACTCATCAGACGTTCTTCGGGAAAAGAGAGACCGTTTGTCCTCACACGATCTTTCTTTGCTGGATCACAGAAGTATG GAGCAGTGTGGACTGGAGACAACACAGCAGAGTGGAGTTACTTGAAAATATCCATTCCAATGCTTCTTACCATCAACATGGCAGGGATTTCCTTCTGTGGAG CTGATGTGGGAGGGTTTATTGGAGATCCAGAGCCAGAGTTACTTGTTCGCTGGTATCAGGCGGGAGCCTACCAGCCCTTCTTTAGAGGTCACTCTAACATGGAGAGCAAACGGCGTGAACCGTGGCTCTTTGGGGAGAAGAACACCCAGATCATCAGGAGAGCCATTAGAGAGCGCTACGTCCTCCTGCCCTACTTATACACTCTGTTCTATCGGGCACACACGGCGGCTGAACCCGTCATGAG GTCTCTCTGGATAGAGTTTCCAGGGAAAATGGAAACTTTTGATGTGGAAAATGAGTACATGCTGG GAAGTGCTTTGTTGATACATCCAGTGACAGAGAAAGAGGCCAAGACAGTGACAGTTCTGTTTCCAGGGTCAGAGGAG ATTTGGTATGATTTCAGAAAATTTAAGCGAATGGAAGATGCGGGCACAGTGAAGATCCCAGTAACACTGGAGAAT ATTCCTGTATTCCAGCGGGGGGGCACTGTGatacctctgaagacctcagCTGGAAAATCCACTGAATGGATGATAGATATTTCTTATGAACTCCGCGTGGCCTTAGATGCAGAG GCCTGTGCCATAGGTGAGCTCTACGTAGATGATGGGCATTCATTTCAATATCTCCACAAGAAGCAGTTCCTGTATCGGAAATTCACTTTCCACAAGAACATTCTCTCTTCCAG ctgcgTAGATGAAAGCGGACAATACCACACTACATGTGTAGTTGAACGGGTGATAATTCTGGGATTTGGAAAGCAACCCACTTCTGTGACAGCCAGTGCCAAGG atggaaaaaaaaaagaagtggttTTCACATATGATACAAAGACCTTCGCACTGACGCTGGAAAACTTAGCCCTGAGTGTTGATGCTGACTGGGAGATCTCTATCAGCTGA